The following proteins are co-located in the Malus sylvestris chromosome 13, drMalSylv7.2, whole genome shotgun sequence genome:
- the LOC126597472 gene encoding homogentisate phytyltransferase 1, chloroplastic-like isoform X1, whose amino-acid sequence MDYALVGSFPKASLGSCVWRRDNLNKNCFSGSYVAVRVSRCKAWDLLERYCGAGSQQHLLKRHTIGTKEKTTFYRRHDKKFLVNATAGHPLESEPDAYNPKSIWNSIKNGVDAFYRFSRPHTVIGTALSIMSVSLLAVENLSDFSPLFFTGVLEAVVAALFMNIYIVGLNQLSDIDIDKVNKPYLPLASGEYSIGIGIMIVTSFLIMSFWLGWVVGSWPLFWALFISFVLGTAYSINLPLLRWKKSALVAAMCILAVRAVIVQLAFFLHMQVHVYKRPAAFSRPLIFATAFMSFFSVVIALFKDIPDIDGDKIFGIRSFTVRMGQKRVFWICISLLEMAYGVAVLVGASSGFMLSKCITVLGHAILASVLWNRAKSVDLNSKAAITSFYMFIWKLFYAEYLLIPLVR is encoded by the exons ATGGATTATGCGCTTGTTGGGTCCTTCCCCAAAGCATCTTTAG GTAGTTGCGTTTGGAGAAGGGACAATCTCAACAAGAACTGCTTTTCAG GTTCATATGTAGCAGTCAGGGTTTCAAGATGCAAAGCATGGGACCTCCTAGAAAGATACTGTGGTGCTGGATCTCAGCAACATCTTTTGAAGCGTCATACCATAGGCACTAAAGAAAAGACTACATTCTACAGGAGGCATGATAAAAAGTTCTTGGTGAATGCTACTGCTGGCCACCCTCTTGAATCCGAACCTGATGCTTATAATCCAAAAAGCATATGGAACTCTATCAAAAATGGTGTAGATGCTTTTTACAGGTTTTCAAGGCCGCACACAGTCATAGGCACA GCATTGAGCATAATGTCAGTTTCTCTCCTTGCAGTCGAGAATCTGTCTGATTTCTCTCCATTGTTTTTCACAGGGGTGCTGGAG GCTGTAGTTGCTGCTCTGTTTATGAATATTTATATTGTTGGTTTGAATCAGTTGTCTGACATTGATATAGACAAG GTTAACAAGCCTTATCTTCCATTGGCATCGGGGGAATATTCAATTGGAATTGGCATCATGATTGTGACATCTTTCCTAATTATG AGCTTTTGGCTAGGATGGGTTGTTGGTTCATGGCCATTGTTTTGGGCCCTTTTCATCAGCTTTGTACTTGGAACTGCTTATTCAATCAAT TTACCACTTTTGAGATGGAAGAAATCTGCTTTAGTTGCTGCAATGTGCATCCTAGCTGTTCGGGCGGTGATAGTCCAACTTGCTTTTTTCCTGCACATGCAG GTGCATGTGTACAAAAGACCAGCTGCCTTCTCTAGGCCCCTAATCTTCGCAACTGCATTTATGAGCTTCTTCTCAGTTGTTATAGCATTATTTAAG GACATACCTGATATTGATGGAGATAAAATATTCGGCATCCGATCTTTTACAGTACGCATGGGGCAAAAGCGg GTCTTTTGGATTTGTATTTCGCTACTTGAAATGGCTTATGGTGTTGCCGTTTTAGTGGGAGCATCATCTGGCTTCATGTTGAGCAAATGCATCACG GTTTTGGGACATGCAATTTTGGCTTCGGTACTGTGGAACAGAGCCAAATCTGTCGATCTCAACAGCAAAGCTGCAATCACAAGCTTTTACATGTTTATATGGAAG CTGTTCTATGCAGAGTATCTACTTATACCGCTTGTTAGATGA
- the LOC126597472 gene encoding homogentisate phytyltransferase 1, chloroplastic-like isoform X2, with product MDYALVGSFPKASLGSCVWRRDNLNKNCFSGSYVAVRVSRCKAWDLLERYCGAGSQQHLLKRHTIGTKEKTTFYRRHDKKFLVNATAGHPLESEPDAYNPKSIWNSIKNGVDAFYRFSRPHTVIGTALSIMSVSLLAVENLSDFSPLFFTGVLEAVVAALFMNIYIVGLNQLSDIDIDKVNKPYLPLASGEYSIGIGIMIVTSFLIMSFWLGWVVGSWPLFWALFISFVLGTAYSINLPLLRWKKSALVAAMCILAVRAVIVQLAFFLHMQVHVYKRPAAFSRPLIFATAFMSFFSVVIALFKDIPDIDGDKIFGIRSFTVRMGQKRVFWICISLLEMAYGVAVLVGASSGFMLSKCITILASEQCAKKGD from the exons ATGGATTATGCGCTTGTTGGGTCCTTCCCCAAAGCATCTTTAG GTAGTTGCGTTTGGAGAAGGGACAATCTCAACAAGAACTGCTTTTCAG GTTCATATGTAGCAGTCAGGGTTTCAAGATGCAAAGCATGGGACCTCCTAGAAAGATACTGTGGTGCTGGATCTCAGCAACATCTTTTGAAGCGTCATACCATAGGCACTAAAGAAAAGACTACATTCTACAGGAGGCATGATAAAAAGTTCTTGGTGAATGCTACTGCTGGCCACCCTCTTGAATCCGAACCTGATGCTTATAATCCAAAAAGCATATGGAACTCTATCAAAAATGGTGTAGATGCTTTTTACAGGTTTTCAAGGCCGCACACAGTCATAGGCACA GCATTGAGCATAATGTCAGTTTCTCTCCTTGCAGTCGAGAATCTGTCTGATTTCTCTCCATTGTTTTTCACAGGGGTGCTGGAG GCTGTAGTTGCTGCTCTGTTTATGAATATTTATATTGTTGGTTTGAATCAGTTGTCTGACATTGATATAGACAAG GTTAACAAGCCTTATCTTCCATTGGCATCGGGGGAATATTCAATTGGAATTGGCATCATGATTGTGACATCTTTCCTAATTATG AGCTTTTGGCTAGGATGGGTTGTTGGTTCATGGCCATTGTTTTGGGCCCTTTTCATCAGCTTTGTACTTGGAACTGCTTATTCAATCAAT TTACCACTTTTGAGATGGAAGAAATCTGCTTTAGTTGCTGCAATGTGCATCCTAGCTGTTCGGGCGGTGATAGTCCAACTTGCTTTTTTCCTGCACATGCAG GTGCATGTGTACAAAAGACCAGCTGCCTTCTCTAGGCCCCTAATCTTCGCAACTGCATTTATGAGCTTCTTCTCAGTTGTTATAGCATTATTTAAG GACATACCTGATATTGATGGAGATAAAATATTCGGCATCCGATCTTTTACAGTACGCATGGGGCAAAAGCGg GTCTTTTGGATTTGTATTTCGCTACTTGAAATGGCTTATGGTGTTGCCGTTTTAGTGGGAGCATCATCTGGCTTCATGTTGAGCAAATGCATCACG ATACTAGCATCCGAACAATGTGCCAAGAAGGGAGATTGA